From the genome of Halobacterium sp. R2-5:
ACCCGCAGTAGTCGACGGCGGTCTTCAGCGGCGACGCGTAGCTGCCGTGGTACATGGGCGTGGCGAGCACGACGGCGTCCGCGGCGCGGACGCGCGCGGTCAGTTCGGCTGCGTCGCCGGGGTCGTCGCGGTCCGGGTCGAAGACCGGGAGGTCGAGTTCGCGGAGGTCTACGAGGTCGGTGTCGGCGCCGAGGTCGGCGGCCTCGTCGAGCGCGCGGCGGAGCGCGATGCGGGAGACGCTGGCGTCCCGGAGGCTCCCGCAGACGCCGACGACGAGCGTGTCGCTCATGGGTCCGTAGTCGGTCCCAGCGGCCAAAAACCCACCCGCACATTCTTCCGGCGGGCCGCCATCAGGTCGACGCATGTACGACGACGTCTTGTTGCCGACCGACGGGAGCGACGCGGCGGACGCGGCGGTACCCCACGCCATCGAGCTCGCGGACCGCTACGGCGCCCGGCTGCACGTCCTCTACGTCGCGGACACCACGGAGTACAGCACCGTCACGTTCGAGAACGAGGTGGTCGACCCGCTCGAACAGGAAGGCCGCGACGTCGTCGACGAGGTCGTCGAGACGGCGTCCGCACATAACGTCGAGACGGTCGGCGCCGTACTGAAGGGCGGCGCGTACGAGACGATTCTCCAGTACGTCGAGGACGAGGGCGTCGACGTCGTGGTGATGGGGACGCACGGCCGCCGCGGCCTCGACCGCGCGCTCCTGGGGAGCGTCACCGAGCGCATCGTCCGCACCTCGGACGTGCCCGTGCTGACCGTCCGGGAGGACGACGAGGGGTAGCCGGCTGCGAGCGTTCTCACCGCGCTCAGATCCCTTGTATCGTCTCGATAGCGCCGAACGACTCCAGAATCATCCACGCGAGGAAGACGGCGTACAGCGCGAGGAAGCCGACGGCCTCGCGGTCGGTGAGTTCGAGGTGCGTCCGAGTGGTGACGACGAACACGAGCGTCGCGAGCGCCAGGAACCCCATCGTCGGCACCGCGACGCGGAAGTCGATGGTGGCGGTGCCCGCGAGGAGGACGCCGAGCGGGATGGCGACGAGGAGGTTGAACGTGTTGCTGCCGAGGACGTTCGTGATACTGGTGACGCTCTCGCCGTTCTTCGCGGCGCGGACGCTGACGATGGCGTCCGGGAGGCTGGTCGCGGCGGCGATGACGGTGACGCCCCAGAGGAACGTCGGGGTGTCGAATGCCGCGCCCAGCGAGAGCGCGGCGCGCACGATTGCTTCGACGCCGACCGCGATGGCGACTAGCGCGGCCGCGAGCACGGCCCACTCGCGGAGCGCGCTCACGTCGGGCGCGGGCTCCGGGACGTGCTCGGCGGCGTCCTGCTGGTGGAGGAAGACGTAGACGCCGTACGTGGCCAGCGGGACGAGCGCGAGCGGCGGCGTGAGGATGGCCGCCCGGTTCGTGCCGCCGGGGACGTAGGTCGCGCCGAGCGCGAACATCAAGAAGAGGACGAGAATAGAGATGATGTAGAACTGCGCGTCCTTGTGGACGATGTCCCGCGTGGTCGTCAGCTCCTCGCTGGAGAACGCCGACAGCGCCGGAATCACGAGGAGGTTGAAGATGGCGCTCCCGACGATGGCGCCGACGCCGAGCGAGAACTCGCCGTGGACGACCGTGCTGATGACGATGGAACTGATCTCCGGGAAGCTCGACC
Proteins encoded in this window:
- a CDS encoding NAD(P)H-dependent oxidoreductase, with amino-acid sequence MSDTLVVGVCGSLRDASVSRIALRRALDEAADLGADTDLVDLRELDLPVFDPDRDDPGDAAELTARVRAADAVVLATPMYHGSYASPLKTAVDYCGFDEFEGKTVGLLAVAGGSFPITALDHLRSVLRALDAWVLPYQAAVPNASSRVEGGELADEKLEQRVATLGERVVRYANIEPEPHTFESEQNEGA
- a CDS encoding universal stress protein; the protein is MYDDVLLPTDGSDAADAAVPHAIELADRYGARLHVLYVADTTEYSTVTFENEVVDPLEQEGRDVVDEVVETASAHNVETVGAVLKGGAYETILQYVEDEGVDVVVMGTHGRRGLDRALLGSVTERIVRTSDVPVLTVREDDEG
- a CDS encoding sodium:calcium antiporter — translated: MAALLVPLLLLIAGTAVIWKGSGSFERAAERLSKYYGLPVAVHGAIVVAVGSSFPEISSIVISTVVHGEFSLGVGAIVGSAIFNLLVIPALSAFSSEELTTTRDIVHKDAQFYIISILVLFLMFALGATYVPGGTNRAAILTPPLALVPLATYGVYVFLHQQDAAEHVPEPAPDVSALREWAVLAAALVAIAVGVEAIVRAALSLGAAFDTPTFLWGVTVIAAATSLPDAIVSVRAAKNGESVTSITNVLGSNTFNLLVAIPLGVLLAGTATIDFRVAVPTMGFLALATLVFVVTTRTHLELTDREAVGFLALYAVFLAWMILESFGAIETIQGI